Proteins from a single region of Electrophorus electricus isolate fEleEle1 chromosome 5, fEleEle1.pri, whole genome shotgun sequence:
- the zfand1 gene encoding AN1-type zinc finger protein 1 isoform X1: MAEFDIGKHCNIESCNQKDFLPFVCDSCSGVFCLEHRSRDSHCCPEVSVKREVSGSGASTSYPCTFDNCKGRELLPVICPECQKHFCLAHRHQDDHKCEKMETPRPRMAATQELVQKIVESKKNAPKTKGRKGAKNSSTAAKVALMKLKLHASGDKGLPQTERTYFQVFLPKGAPSSTLPMFFSSKWSVGKVVDFAASQASLKNSNNMLTAMKLRLCHPETGEALKMDASLQSLLSLPDLPLYNGGNVILEYLDSESSGVEDVAAYIPPS, translated from the exons ATGGCGGAATTTGATATTGGAAAGCATTGTAACATCGAATCCTGCAATCAAAAAG ACTTTCTTCCATTCGTCTGTGACAGTTGCTCCGGAGTGTTCTG tcttgaACATAGAAGCAGAGACTCCCACTGCTGCCCTGAG GTTTCAGTAAAGAGGGAGGTCTCTGGGTCTGGGGCCAGTACATCATACCCATGCACATTTGACAACTGCAAAGGCAGGGAGCTGCTTCCTGTTATCTGCCCAGAGTGTCAAAAACACTTCTGCCTTGC tcACCGGCATCAGGATGATCATAAATGTGAGAAGATGGAGACACCCAGGCCTCGTATGGCAGCTACACAAGAACTTGTGCAAAAGATAGTAG agtcCAAGAAGAATGCACCAAAAACTAAAGGCAGAAAAGGGGCAAAAAATAGCTCTACAGCTGCTAAAGTTGCCCTTATGAAGCTTAAGCTACATGCATCTGGAGACAAAGGACTGCCCCAG ACAGAGCGGACGTATTTCCAGGTGTTTTTACCAAAGGGGGCTCCCAGTTCCACTTTGCCCATGTTCTTTAGCTCGAAGTGGAGTGTGGGTAAAGTGGTGGATTTCGCTGCATCTCAGGCTAGTCTGAAGAACAGCAACAACATGCTCACGGCCATG AAACTGCGTCTGTGTCATCCTGAAACCGGCGAGGCCCTTAAAATGGACGCCAGTCTCcagtcactgctctctctcccagacCTTCCTCTCTACAATGGGGGCAATGTCATCCTGGAGTATCTAGATAGTGAAAGCTCTGGGGTGGAGGATGTGGCTGCCTACATCCCACCCTCCTGA
- the zfand1 gene encoding AN1-type zinc finger protein 1 isoform X2, with amino-acid sequence MAEFDIGKHCNIESCNQKDFLPFVCDSCSGVFCHRHQDDHKCEKMETPRPRMAATQELVQKIVESKKNAPKTKGRKGAKNSSTAAKVALMKLKLHASGDKGLPQTERTYFQVFLPKGAPSSTLPMFFSSKWSVGKVVDFAASQASLKNSNNMLTAMKLRLCHPETGEALKMDASLQSLLSLPDLPLYNGGNVILEYLDSESSGVEDVAAYIPPS; translated from the exons ATGGCGGAATTTGATATTGGAAAGCATTGTAACATCGAATCCTGCAATCAAAAAG ACTTTCTTCCATTCGTCTGTGACAGTTGCTCCGGAGTGTTCTG tcACCGGCATCAGGATGATCATAAATGTGAGAAGATGGAGACACCCAGGCCTCGTATGGCAGCTACACAAGAACTTGTGCAAAAGATAGTAG agtcCAAGAAGAATGCACCAAAAACTAAAGGCAGAAAAGGGGCAAAAAATAGCTCTACAGCTGCTAAAGTTGCCCTTATGAAGCTTAAGCTACATGCATCTGGAGACAAAGGACTGCCCCAG ACAGAGCGGACGTATTTCCAGGTGTTTTTACCAAAGGGGGCTCCCAGTTCCACTTTGCCCATGTTCTTTAGCTCGAAGTGGAGTGTGGGTAAAGTGGTGGATTTCGCTGCATCTCAGGCTAGTCTGAAGAACAGCAACAACATGCTCACGGCCATG AAACTGCGTCTGTGTCATCCTGAAACCGGCGAGGCCCTTAAAATGGACGCCAGTCTCcagtcactgctctctctcccagacCTTCCTCTCTACAATGGGGGCAATGTCATCCTGGAGTATCTAGATAGTGAAAGCTCTGGGGTGGAGGATGTGGCTGCCTACATCCCACCCTCCTGA